In Streptomyces sp. NBC_01381, a genomic segment contains:
- a CDS encoding NAD(P)/FAD-dependent oxidoreductase — MLEPAHQADVVVVGAGVAGLAAAHQLTSAGVTTVVLEAAPYVGGRMSTEKVDGFRLDRIGQLLTTSYPELRHTPALGALVLRPFAPGILVHSDGRHHRAVEPTSARGARGALTAARALASAPRVPRAARTTPRAAPLGSALDQARLAAALARLAATPVERILARPELPAADALFARGLPSRTINGFLRPLLSALLCDPDLTTSSRCADLALHSYARGRLCLPEGGAEVVPELLAAALPPGTVRTGVRVTDVSTTSVTTADQGELPCRAVLLATDARAAAELLPGLRVPSFHPVTVLHHAAPEPPLAEPALLLDADRSGPVAHTAVISHVDPSRAPAGRALISSTVLGPPPDERAVLAHLADLYGTSTARWEPLAVHHTHEAVPAMPPPHDLRRPVRLLSGLYVCGDHRDTSTVQGALYSGRRAARAALADFGVHPTYGTGPLPLAA, encoded by the coding sequence GTGCTAGAGCCTGCGCACCAAGCGGATGTCGTCGTCGTGGGAGCGGGGGTCGCGGGACTGGCGGCCGCCCACCAGCTGACCAGCGCCGGTGTAACGACCGTTGTCCTGGAGGCCGCCCCTTACGTCGGCGGGCGAATGTCCACGGAGAAGGTCGACGGGTTCCGGCTCGACAGGATCGGCCAGCTGCTCACCACGTCGTATCCCGAACTGCGTCACACACCGGCGCTCGGCGCCCTCGTGCTGCGGCCCTTCGCCCCCGGCATCCTGGTGCACAGCGACGGCCGACACCACCGCGCCGTCGAGCCCACGAGCGCACGGGGCGCAAGGGGCGCACTCACGGCGGCGCGCGCCCTAGCGAGCGCCCCCCGGGTTCCGCGGGCCGCGAGGACCACGCCCCGCGCCGCCCCGCTCGGCAGCGCCCTCGACCAGGCCCGCCTCGCCGCGGCGCTCGCCAGGCTCGCGGCAACGCCCGTGGAGCGCATCCTCGCGCGCCCCGAACTCCCCGCGGCGGACGCCCTCTTCGCCCGCGGCCTGCCGTCACGCACCATCAACGGCTTCCTGCGCCCGCTGCTCTCGGCGCTCCTGTGCGACCCGGATCTGACCACGTCGAGCCGGTGCGCGGACCTCGCCCTGCACTCGTACGCGCGCGGCCGGCTGTGCCTGCCGGAGGGCGGCGCCGAAGTGGTCCCCGAGCTCCTGGCGGCCGCGCTGCCGCCGGGGACGGTGCGCACCGGCGTACGCGTCACCGACGTGTCCACCACCTCGGTCACGACGGCGGACCAGGGCGAACTGCCCTGCCGCGCCGTCCTGCTCGCCACTGACGCCCGCGCCGCCGCCGAGCTCCTGCCCGGCCTGCGGGTGCCGTCCTTCCACCCGGTGACCGTCCTGCACCACGCCGCTCCCGAGCCGCCGCTCGCCGAGCCCGCGCTGCTGCTCGACGCCGACCGTTCGGGTCCGGTCGCGCACACGGCCGTCATCAGCCACGTCGACCCCTCGCGCGCGCCCGCGGGCCGCGCCCTCATCTCCTCGACGGTCCTCGGCCCGCCGCCCGACGAGCGGGCCGTCCTCGCCCATCTCGCCGACCTCTACGGCACGTCGACGGCCCGCTGGGAGCCGCTCGCCGTCCACCACACCCACGAGGCCGTGCCCGCGATGCCGCCCCCGCACGACCTGCGCCGCCCGGTGCGGCTGCTCTCGGGGCTCTACGTGTGCGGGGACCACCGGGACACCAGCACGGTGCAAGGCGCCCTGTACTCGGGGCGCCGTGCCGCGCGTGCGGCGCTCGCGGACTTCGGCGTGCACCCCACGTACGGGACGGGTCCGCTGCCGCTCGCGGCCTGA
- a CDS encoding TIGR01777 family oxidoreductase, with translation MEPTEPRKSAPPAPSARRLRIAVTGASGLIGTALTRALADDGHEVVRLVRRAPLKKDEVRWDPKEGYVDTAGLAGCDAMVNLAGAGIGDHRWTDAYKRELRDSRVLGTATLAAAAAALDEPPRVFLSASAMGYYGDTGQRAVDESAPHGEGFLASLCVEWEGAAAAAQDAGIRTVIARNGLVVAREGGAWGRMFPLFKAGLGGRLGNGRQYWSFISLHDEVAALRHLLDRDDLSGPFNLTAPDPLTNREVTAAMGRVLHRPTLFTAPEPALRIVLGEMAGDVLGSQRVLPTRLLESGFSFAFPGIEETLRAALQK, from the coding sequence ATGGAGCCCACCGAGCCCAGGAAATCAGCGCCGCCGGCGCCGTCAGCGCGACGGCTGCGCATCGCGGTGACCGGTGCGTCCGGCCTCATCGGGACGGCGCTGACGCGCGCCCTCGCCGACGACGGACATGAGGTGGTGCGGCTCGTGCGGCGGGCACCTCTTAAGAAGGACGAGGTGCGCTGGGATCCCAAGGAGGGGTACGTCGACACGGCGGGGCTCGCGGGCTGCGACGCCATGGTCAATCTCGCGGGGGCCGGGATCGGCGACCACCGCTGGACGGACGCGTACAAGCGGGAGCTCCGTGACAGCAGGGTGCTGGGCACCGCGACGCTCGCCGCCGCCGCTGCCGCGCTCGACGAGCCGCCGCGGGTGTTCCTGTCCGCCAGTGCGATGGGGTACTACGGAGACACCGGTCAGCGCGCGGTGGACGAGAGCGCACCTCATGGAGAGGGCTTCCTGGCGTCGCTGTGCGTGGAGTGGGAGGGGGCCGCGGCCGCCGCGCAGGACGCGGGCATCCGCACGGTCATCGCGCGCAACGGCCTGGTGGTGGCGCGCGAGGGCGGGGCCTGGGGGCGGATGTTCCCGCTCTTCAAGGCCGGGCTCGGCGGACGCCTGGGCAACGGCCGCCAGTACTGGAGCTTCATCTCGCTGCACGACGAGGTCGCCGCGCTGCGCCACCTCCTGGACCGGGACGACCTGTCGGGGCCGTTCAACCTGACGGCGCCCGATCCGCTCACCAACCGTGAGGTGACGGCCGCGATGGGGCGGGTGCTGCACCGGCCCACGCTTTTCACGGCTCCGGAGCCCGCGCTGCGGATCGTGCTCGGCGAGATGGCCGGCGACGTCCTCGGCAGCCAGCGGGTGCTGCCGACCCGGCTCCTGGAGTCCGGATTCTCGTTCGCGTTCCCAGGCATCGAGGAGACGCTCCGCGCGGCACTGCAGAAATGA
- a CDS encoding regulator: MTERPPQRTPNRQLAALISEAGFSNAGLARRVDQLGLEHGLDLRYDKTSVTRWLRGQQPRGTTPALIAEVFTRRLGRRLSAQDLGLDACAPVYAGLEFAATPEEAIDIVGGLWRKDSGSHAELRKIAFTPAGLVVPSRDWLIGRADDRVGRGDHGPGGVRVPSQGRPAIPRQRKEPERGVGAKVSSGDIAALRSVGELFRALDHAYGGGHARQALVRYLEHEAEPMLRGSYGEQAGRRLFAAAADLTRLAGWTSYDIAAHGLAQRYYVQALRLSQAAGDRAYGSYVLVTMSRQAVYLGHGREAVQLARVAQQGVGSAAPPVVQALLHSVEARGHGVLGEVRACTASMVRAERALEAARPGDEVPYWARFFDEAQLADEFGHCHRDLQQYRVAAQHAERSLQLRPAGYARSRLFCRVVLASARLALGELEQACQLGAEAAQAAGEMRSVRAVEYVRDFERRLEPYRDAAPVRGYRDKVAALG, encoded by the coding sequence ATGACGGAACGACCTCCGCAGCGCACGCCCAACCGCCAGCTAGCCGCGCTCATCTCAGAAGCCGGCTTCTCCAACGCGGGGCTCGCGCGCCGCGTCGATCAGCTGGGGCTCGAGCACGGTCTCGATCTGCGGTACGACAAGACATCGGTGACCCGCTGGCTGCGCGGGCAGCAGCCGCGAGGCACCACGCCCGCGCTGATCGCCGAGGTCTTCACCCGGCGGCTCGGCCGGCGCCTGTCTGCCCAGGACCTGGGGCTCGACGCGTGCGCGCCGGTGTACGCAGGGCTGGAGTTCGCGGCAACGCCCGAGGAGGCCATCGACATCGTCGGCGGGCTCTGGCGCAAGGACTCCGGGAGCCATGCCGAGCTGCGGAAGATCGCGTTCACCCCGGCCGGGCTCGTCGTACCGAGCAGAGACTGGCTGATCGGCCGCGCCGACGACCGGGTGGGCCGCGGCGACCACGGCCCCGGCGGCGTCCGCGTGCCCTCGCAAGGGCGTCCGGCCATACCGCGCCAGCGCAAGGAACCCGAGCGAGGCGTCGGGGCGAAGGTGAGCAGCGGTGACATCGCCGCCCTGCGCTCCGTCGGCGAGCTCTTCCGCGCGCTCGACCACGCGTACGGCGGCGGGCACGCCCGGCAGGCGCTCGTGCGCTATCTGGAGCACGAGGCCGAGCCGATGCTGCGCGGCAGCTACGGCGAGCAGGCCGGGCGGCGGCTCTTCGCGGCCGCCGCCGACCTGACCCGGCTCGCGGGCTGGACGTCGTACGACATCGCGGCGCACGGCCTGGCCCAGCGGTACTACGTCCAGGCGCTGCGCCTCTCGCAGGCGGCGGGGGACCGGGCGTACGGCAGTTATGTCCTGGTCACGATGAGCCGCCAGGCCGTCTACCTCGGGCACGGGCGCGAGGCGGTCCAGCTGGCGCGGGTGGCGCAGCAGGGCGTCGGCTCCGCGGCGCCGCCCGTCGTGCAGGCCCTGCTGCACTCCGTGGAGGCGCGCGGGCACGGCGTCCTCGGGGAGGTGCGGGCGTGCACGGCGTCGATGGTGCGGGCCGAGCGTGCGCTCGAAGCCGCGCGGCCCGGTGACGAGGTCCCCTACTGGGCGCGGTTCTTCGACGAGGCTCAGCTCGCCGACGAGTTCGGCCACTGCCACCGGGACCTCCAGCAGTACCGGGTGGCCGCCCAGCACGCGGAGCGCTCGCTCCAGCTGCGGCCCGCCGGCTATGCCCGCAGCCGGCTCTTCTGCCGGGTGGTGCTCGCCTCCGCGCGCCTCGCCCTCGGCGAGCTGGAGCAGGCCTGCCAGCTCGGCGCGGAGGCGGCACAGGCCGCGGGCGAGATGCGGAGCGTCCGTGCGGTCGAGTACGTACGGGACTTCGAGCGGCGCCTCGAGCCGTACCGGGACGCGGCGCCGGTGCGGGGGTACCGGGACAAGGTGGCGGCGCTGGGCTGA
- a CDS encoding SDR family NAD(P)-dependent oxidoreductase has translation MNRYEGRRALITGGGSGIGQATVLRILEEGGMVVAADVSEAGLKDTVEKAGASADRLTTLVVDISDESSVREGVAAAVTALGGLDVLVNAAGVLRSSHTHETSLESFNRVIQVNLVGTFLVIREAIPALLQGDGAAVVNFSSTSAMFAHPYMAAYAASKGGIQSMTHALASEYGKQGIRFTAVQPGSISSGMTDGSGASRQSVGPGLPEDADMSLFMKLAPAIGQGFAGPESVASVVAMLGSEDGKFITGTEVRIDGGTHF, from the coding sequence ATGAACCGCTACGAAGGCCGTCGCGCACTCATCACCGGCGGCGGCTCGGGCATCGGCCAGGCCACCGTCCTGCGGATCCTGGAGGAGGGCGGCATGGTCGTGGCCGCCGACGTCAGCGAGGCCGGCCTGAAGGACACCGTCGAGAAGGCGGGCGCGTCGGCCGACCGGCTCACCACCCTCGTCGTCGACATCTCCGACGAGAGCTCGGTGCGCGAGGGCGTCGCCGCGGCGGTCACCGCGCTCGGCGGCCTCGACGTCCTGGTGAACGCGGCGGGCGTGCTCCGCTCCTCGCACACCCACGAGACCAGCCTGGAATCCTTCAACCGCGTCATCCAGGTCAACCTGGTCGGTACGTTCCTGGTGATCCGCGAGGCGATACCGGCACTGCTGCAGGGCGACGGCGCGGCCGTCGTCAACTTCAGCTCCACGTCCGCGATGTTCGCCCACCCGTACATGGCGGCGTACGCGGCGAGCAAGGGCGGCATCCAGTCCATGACGCACGCGCTCGCCAGTGAGTACGGCAAGCAGGGCATCCGCTTCACCGCCGTCCAGCCCGGCTCCATCTCCAGCGGCATGACCGACGGCAGCGGCGCCAGCAGGCAGAGCGTGGGCCCCGGGCTGCCCGAGGACGCGGACATGAGCCTGTTCATGAAGCTCGCCCCGGCCATCGGCCAGGGCTTCGCGGGACCGGAGTCCGTGGCCTCCGTGGTCGCGATGCTCGGCTCCGAGGACGGCAAGTTCATCACCGGCACCGAGGTCCGCATCGACGGCGGCACCCACTTCTGA
- a CDS encoding TetR/AcrR family transcriptional regulator, translating to MSTQPTQPSQPSLTERRKAATQLDIARAAAELFAERGPDGTTAEEIAGRAGVALRTFYRYFRNKQDAVGPLLAGGGAQWRTHLAALDPAAGVATALERSIADALTAADDRAVESLEWTRGLLRAAQDDPALRAVWYRVNQESEEQLVPVIAGLAGGDADPLDVRLAAAAATDAVRLALETWAATDAPAEGPGSPAALAVHCLRELTGGLRLLAAPRGPGA from the coding sequence GTGAGCACCCAACCGACGCAGCCATCGCAACCGTCGCTGACCGAGCGCCGCAAAGCGGCCACGCAGCTCGACATCGCCCGCGCCGCCGCCGAACTCTTCGCCGAGCGCGGCCCGGACGGCACCACGGCCGAGGAGATCGCGGGCCGGGCCGGGGTGGCGCTGCGCACCTTCTACCGGTACTTCCGCAACAAGCAGGACGCGGTCGGCCCGCTCCTCGCGGGCGGCGGCGCGCAGTGGCGCACCCATCTGGCCGCGCTCGATCCGGCCGCCGGAGTGGCGACGGCCCTTGAGCGGTCCATCGCCGACGCGCTCACCGCAGCGGACGACCGCGCGGTCGAGTCCCTGGAGTGGACGCGGGGCCTGCTGCGCGCCGCGCAGGACGATCCGGCGCTGCGTGCCGTCTGGTACCGCGTGAACCAGGAGTCCGAGGAGCAGCTGGTCCCCGTGATCGCCGGGCTCGCCGGCGGCGACGCCGACCCGCTGGACGTGCGCCTGGCGGCGGCCGCCGCCACGGACGCCGTCCGCCTGGCCCTGGAGACCTGGGCCGCCACGGACGCGCCCGCCGAAGGCCCCGGCTCCCCCGCCGCCCTCGCGGTGCACTGCCTGCGGGAGCTGACGGGCGGCCTGCGGCTCCTCGCCGCTCCTCGGGGCCCGGGGGCCTAG
- a CDS encoding PP2C family protein-serine/threonine phosphatase, which yields MIRAAASRRDREEPSRLREAPRPRWVRGAPPLLLAAICVIQLATPEAVDLSFLLAAVPPMAALSYGASATALFGGSVIILLSLPSFGLGRPGESDLLTVTFAALLSIVFAWVRSRRDAQLVTVRTVAEAAQFAVLPPLPERVGPVRCAGLYRAAQGGTLVGGDLFDVRKGPCGVRALVGDVQGHGLEAVGTVAALLGAFREAVLDQPDLEGVAGRLDRRLVVDAEQAEHAELFATAVLLEFRDDAAEVRLVSCGHPPPLLLRGGTVEELDVAPGPPLGLGIAGVAAPEEVSVALKPGDRLLAVTDGVTEARDASGAFYPLAERLSSFPIEVWDNPAVLTSAVWRDLVRFSGGVGDDVALLAFAVEV from the coding sequence ATGATCAGGGCCGCGGCCAGTCGTCGGGACCGAGAGGAGCCGAGCCGGCTGCGCGAAGCACCGCGGCCCCGCTGGGTGCGCGGGGCTCCGCCGCTGCTCCTCGCCGCGATCTGCGTGATCCAGCTGGCCACCCCGGAGGCGGTCGACCTCAGCTTCCTGCTCGCGGCCGTCCCGCCGATGGCGGCGCTGTCGTACGGCGCGTCCGCCACGGCCCTCTTCGGCGGCAGCGTGATCATCCTGCTCTCCTTGCCGAGCTTCGGTCTCGGCCGCCCCGGGGAGAGCGATCTGCTGACCGTCACCTTCGCGGCGCTGCTCAGCATCGTGTTCGCCTGGGTGCGCAGCCGCCGCGACGCCCAGCTGGTGACCGTCCGCACCGTCGCGGAGGCCGCCCAGTTCGCCGTCCTTCCGCCGCTGCCGGAACGCGTGGGCCCGGTGCGCTGCGCAGGCCTCTACCGCGCGGCACAGGGCGGGACTCTGGTGGGCGGCGATCTCTTCGACGTACGCAAGGGGCCGTGCGGCGTACGGGCGCTGGTCGGCGATGTGCAGGGGCACGGTCTGGAGGCCGTGGGCACGGTCGCCGCGCTGCTCGGCGCCTTCAGGGAGGCGGTGCTCGACCAGCCCGACCTTGAGGGGGTGGCCGGACGGCTCGACCGCCGTCTCGTGGTCGACGCCGAGCAGGCCGAACACGCCGAACTCTTCGCCACCGCCGTGCTCCTGGAGTTCCGCGACGACGCCGCGGAGGTGCGGCTCGTCTCCTGCGGTCACCCGCCGCCGCTGCTGCTGCGCGGCGGCACCGTGGAGGAGCTCGATGTGGCACCGGGGCCCCCGCTGGGCCTGGGGATCGCCGGTGTCGCCGCGCCCGAGGAAGTGAGCGTGGCGCTGAAGCCCGGCGACCGGCTCCTTGCGGTCACCGACGGGGTGACCGAGGCGCGGGACGCGTCCGGGGCCTTCTATCCGCTGGCCGAGCGCCTCTCGTCCTTCCCCATCGAGGTGTGGGACAACCCGGCGGTCCTGACGTCCGCGGTCTGGCGGGACCTCGTGCGGTTCTCCGGCGGGGTCGGGGACGACGTGGCGCTGCTGGCGTTCGCGGTGGAGGTCTAG
- a CDS encoding SDR family NAD(P)-dependent oxidoreductase, which translates to MSKASETFAGKVVVITGASAGIGSGFARHAATLGMRLVLADMAADRLSALTDELRASGVEVEAVVTDVADPLSVDALADRAYERFGAVDMLINNAGIMVMGYSWEIPAERWDAALRINIGGYVNGIRSFVPRLLERSTRTWVLNVSSVGGLLPSPLMAPYSVTKFGTLALTESLAHEMRMKQARVQVSVVLPDSVKSEIFRAARPGDGTPPEIAGFNEQLQQRADTQGITPEEHARRVFEQAAEGRYWIIPQPEMIDAALQPRTDMILSRTNPGQEPGQQPGQEPGGV; encoded by the coding sequence ATGAGCAAGGCAAGCGAGACCTTCGCGGGCAAGGTCGTCGTCATCACCGGCGCGTCCGCGGGCATCGGATCCGGATTCGCCCGGCACGCCGCGACCCTCGGCATGCGTCTGGTCCTGGCCGACATGGCCGCCGACCGGCTCTCGGCCCTGACCGATGAACTGCGGGCCTCCGGCGTCGAGGTCGAGGCGGTCGTGACCGACGTGGCCGACCCGCTGTCCGTCGACGCCCTCGCGGACCGTGCGTACGAACGCTTCGGCGCGGTCGACATGCTGATCAACAACGCCGGGATCATGGTGATGGGCTACTCCTGGGAGATCCCCGCCGAGCGCTGGGACGCCGCCCTGCGGATCAACATCGGCGGGTATGTGAACGGCATACGTTCCTTCGTGCCGCGCCTGCTCGAGCGGTCCACGCGGACCTGGGTGCTCAATGTGTCGTCGGTCGGCGGACTGCTGCCGAGCCCTCTGATGGCGCCCTACAGCGTGACCAAGTTCGGGACGCTCGCGCTCACCGAGTCCCTCGCCCACGAGATGCGGATGAAGCAGGCGCGGGTGCAGGTCTCGGTGGTGCTGCCGGACTCGGTCAAGAGCGAGATATTCAGGGCTGCGCGGCCGGGGGACGGTACACCGCCGGAGATAGCGGGGTTCAACGAACAGCTGCAGCAGCGCGCCGACACCCAGGGGATCACGCCCGAGGAGCACGCACGCCGTGTCTTCGAGCAGGCCGCGGAGGGCCGTTACTGGATCATTCCGCAGCCCGAGATGATCGACGCGGCACTCCAGCCGCGCACGGACATGATCCTCTCGCGGACGAACCCGGGGCAGGAGCCGGGGCAGCAGCCGGGGCAGGAGCCGGGCGGGGTCTGA
- a CDS encoding family 20 glycosylhydrolase, with protein MPTAHADTAAAPDTTAAPNAPSVVPRPTDWTALDGRTKLTERTRILIDPRAGSTTALPSGRSELPGPARQSVRGLATQLRTEIKQVTGITPRISDDTGRPADGDITLGLTADGQLGAEGYTFDSAGPIRIRAASTHGLYYGTRTLLQLLRATDTEDHREVPRARSTDRPAQAVRMVHLDAGRKYWKISYLENLIRRMGDQKLNTLFLHLSESEGFRLYSPKFPGLAGPEHSYSRADIEHLKSFAARHHVQLMPGLELPGHATVISEAFGIGFGSGANACTGAHTHSHLTPDWIIDMTSDEAIAKSKEIVDEFAGWFDAPLFSIGAEEVPGQLAECPRVKDYLASAPDVSTLGDLLNRYINTLDDVVASHGKRTAVYNGSEHLTAPQQKVHGPVVFLTWEGTGAEPAIPGHDEIAIGPFYDTPNNYHHLYPDEPWMYDSWAPNTDPDMLGSGLTNWADYNFWADDGYFEKSMAGARAILADRAWNKSATPDTLAGFRARAALIGDPPGTTPAPVPPRVEGRPSHHWTFDDAAYPSGWTYAGSPGNTIFAEDTAGALPGTSYIINNPTPVDGVRGQAWRFDSDRDGVGFGGLDVAEPWTVSVQVRPSARTADQVLLSSKAGALKLMQHGTGKVGFTRYGSADHSFDYTLPLDRWTRLTWVTTPSQTTLYADGERVGSVAASIPLPLRSIGTETASLRGDLDELTTWDEALTPEAVANLK; from the coding sequence TTGCCAACCGCCCACGCCGACACGGCAGCGGCTCCGGACACGACCGCGGCCCCGAACGCCCCCTCCGTGGTCCCCCGCCCCACCGACTGGACCGCGCTCGACGGCCGTACGAAGCTCACCGAGCGCACCCGCATCCTGATCGACCCGCGGGCCGGCTCCACCACCGCGCTCCCCTCGGGACGCAGTGAACTGCCGGGCCCCGCACGGCAGTCCGTACGCGGGCTCGCCACCCAGCTCCGTACGGAGATCAAGCAGGTCACGGGCATCACGCCGCGCATCAGCGACGACACGGGACGCCCCGCAGACGGCGACATCACGCTCGGCCTCACCGCCGACGGCCAACTCGGCGCCGAGGGCTACACCTTCGACAGCGCGGGCCCGATCCGTATCAGGGCCGCGTCCACCCACGGCCTGTACTACGGCACGCGCACCCTTCTCCAACTCCTGCGCGCCACCGACACGGAGGACCACCGCGAGGTCCCCCGCGCCCGCTCCACCGACCGCCCCGCACAGGCCGTCCGCATGGTCCACCTCGACGCGGGCCGCAAGTACTGGAAGATCTCCTACCTGGAGAACCTGATCCGCAGGATGGGCGACCAGAAGCTCAACACCCTCTTCCTGCACCTCTCCGAGTCCGAGGGCTTCCGCCTCTACAGCCCCAAGTTCCCTGGCCTCGCCGGCCCGGAGCACAGCTACAGCCGCGCCGACATCGAGCACCTGAAGTCGTTCGCGGCCCGCCACCACGTCCAGCTGATGCCCGGCCTCGAACTCCCCGGCCATGCCACCGTGATCAGCGAGGCCTTCGGCATCGGCTTCGGATCCGGCGCGAACGCCTGCACGGGCGCACACACGCACTCACACCTCACGCCCGACTGGATCATCGACATGACCAGCGACGAGGCGATCGCGAAGTCGAAGGAGATCGTCGACGAGTTCGCGGGCTGGTTCGACGCGCCGCTCTTCTCGATCGGCGCGGAGGAAGTGCCCGGGCAGCTGGCCGAATGCCCGCGTGTGAAGGACTACCTCGCGTCGGCGCCCGACGTCTCCACGCTCGGCGACCTGCTCAACCGCTACATCAACACCCTGGACGACGTGGTCGCTTCGCACGGCAAGCGCACCGCCGTCTACAACGGCTCCGAGCACCTCACCGCGCCCCAGCAGAAAGTGCACGGCCCCGTCGTCTTCCTCACCTGGGAGGGCACCGGCGCCGAGCCCGCCATCCCCGGCCACGACGAGATCGCCATCGGCCCCTTCTACGACACCCCGAACAACTACCACCACCTCTACCCGGACGAGCCCTGGATGTACGACAGCTGGGCCCCGAACACCGACCCCGACATGCTCGGCTCCGGCCTCACCAACTGGGCGGACTACAACTTCTGGGCCGACGACGGCTACTTCGAGAAGAGCATGGCGGGCGCCCGCGCGATCCTCGCCGACCGCGCCTGGAACAAGTCCGCGACACCGGACACCCTCGCCGGCTTCAGGGCCCGCGCCGCCCTGATCGGCGACCCTCCGGGCACCACCCCCGCGCCGGTTCCGCCGCGCGTCGAGGGACGGCCGAGCCACCACTGGACCTTCGACGACGCCGCGTACCCGAGCGGCTGGACGTACGCGGGAAGCCCCGGCAACACGATCTTCGCCGAGGACACGGCGGGCGCCCTGCCCGGCACCTCCTACATCATCAACAACCCGACGCCTGTGGACGGCGTGCGCGGTCAGGCCTGGCGCTTCGACTCCGACCGGGACGGCGTGGGCTTCGGCGGCCTCGACGTCGCCGAGCCCTGGACGGTGTCGGTCCAGGTCCGCCCCTCGGCCAGGACCGCCGACCAGGTACTCCTCAGCTCCAAGGCGGGCGCCCTGAAGCTGATGCAGCACGGCACGGGCAAGGTCGGCTTCACGCGGTACGGCTCGGCGGACCACAGCTTCGACTACACGCTCCCGCTCGACCGCTGGACACGGCTGACCTGGGTGACGACTCCGAGCCAGACCACTCTGTACGCCGACGGGGAGCGGGTCGGGTCGGTCGCGGCGTCGATCCCGTTGCCGCTGCGGTCCATCGGCACGGAGACCGCGAGCCTGCGCGGCGACCTCGACGAACTGACCACGTGGGACGAGGCGTTGACTCCGGAGGCGGTCGCGAACCTGAAATAG
- a CDS encoding GNAT family N-acetyltransferase: protein MPDTHIRTALPDDEEALGRIDRATWSTLHAVQPAPQPPHPPFFNERFGPHDHLVAELHGEVVGYIRLGYPTPLLAHAHVRQILGFAVADEARGKGIGRGLVRAAVEEARRQGARRITLRVLGHNAPARTLYESEGFVVEGVLPGEFFLDGAYVDDVLMGRSL from the coding sequence ATGCCGGATACGCACATACGCACCGCTCTGCCGGACGACGAAGAAGCCCTCGGCCGTATCGACCGTGCCACCTGGTCCACGCTGCACGCGGTGCAGCCGGCGCCCCAGCCGCCCCATCCGCCCTTCTTCAACGAGCGCTTCGGCCCGCACGACCATCTGGTCGCCGAACTGCACGGCGAGGTCGTCGGGTACATCAGGCTCGGCTATCCCACGCCCCTGCTCGCCCACGCCCACGTACGCCAGATCCTGGGTTTCGCCGTCGCCGACGAGGCGCGCGGCAAGGGGATAGGGCGTGGCCTGGTCAGGGCCGCGGTGGAGGAGGCCCGACGGCAGGGCGCGCGCCGCATCACGCTGCGGGTCCTCGGCCACAACGCTCCGGCCAGGACGCTCTACGAGTCCGAGGGGTTCGTGGTCGAGGGAGTGCTGCCGGGCGAGTTCTTCCTGGACGGTGCCTACGTGGACGACGTGCTGATGGGCCGCTCCCTCTGA
- the lipB gene encoding lipoyl(octanoyl) transferase LipB, whose protein sequence is MSEIEFVRLGFGPDSVEYQEAWDEQRRVHAARFADELPDICLLLEHPPVYTAGRRTDPSERPLDGTPVIDVDRGGKITWHGPGQLVGYPIQKLPRPVDVVAHVRRLEEALIRTCAEFGLETSRVEGRSGVWVLGDPVEQRPALGGLNLDFDPRVADDEFDPRLNGPEYAPSNAGQRREDRKIAAIGIRVAKGVTMHGFALNVNPDSTWFDKIIPCGIRDAGVTSLSYELGREVTIADVLPVAERHLRDILENAELKPRLIEKPAEQPEAKAAV, encoded by the coding sequence GTGAGTGAGATTGAGTTCGTCCGGCTGGGCTTCGGCCCGGACTCGGTCGAGTACCAGGAGGCCTGGGACGAGCAGCGCCGCGTACACGCCGCCCGCTTCGCCGACGAGCTCCCCGACATCTGTCTGCTGCTCGAGCACCCGCCGGTCTACACGGCGGGCCGCCGTACGGACCCCAGTGAGCGCCCGCTGGACGGCACCCCCGTCATCGACGTGGACCGCGGCGGAAAGATCACCTGGCACGGCCCTGGCCAGCTCGTGGGCTACCCGATCCAGAAGCTGCCGCGCCCGGTGGACGTCGTAGCACATGTGCGCCGCCTGGAAGAGGCACTTATCCGTACGTGCGCGGAGTTTGGCCTGGAGACCTCGCGGGTCGAGGGCCGCAGCGGCGTATGGGTCCTGGGCGACCCAGTGGAGCAGCGCCCGGCGCTGGGCGGGCTGAACCTGGACTTCGACCCGCGGGTCGCGGACGATGAGTTCGATCCCCGGCTCAATGGTCCGGAGTACGCCCCGTCCAACGCGGGCCAGCGCCGCGAGGACCGCAAGATCGCCGCGATCGGCATCCGCGTCGCCAAGGGCGTGACGATGCACGGCTTCGCGCTCAACGTGAACCCGGACAGCACCTGGTTCGACAAGATCATCCCGTGCGGCATCCGCGACGCGGGCGTGACTTCGCTCTCGTACGAACTGGGCCGCGAGGTCACGATCGCCGACGTACTGCCGGTCGCCGAACGGCACCTGCGGGACATCCTGGAGAACGCGGAGCTCAAGCCGCGTCTCATCGAGAAGCCCGCCGAGCAGCCCGAGGCCAAAGCAGCCGTCTAG